The genomic segment GCAGAACCAAATCTGTTTAATATGTTCAACAACCTTGAGGGAACAATGGGTGACTTTAAAACCAGCAACACCTCAATCTCGCAGATAATTTTTGAAATTATCTGGAACATCAggcttggggaagccatggcctaatggttacagaagcagctttgggaccaaaaggtcgctggtttgagttcctgaaccagcaggacaagctgaagtgccattgagcaaggcaccgaacccccagctgctctggcaagagtggtggcataccttgtgtctgattagctaaaacaaaaaaccctgatgatgtgattatcaggttGGACGGTGCCTgaggggcggtatggtggtgtagtggttatcactgttgtctcacagcaaggaggttctgggttcgagctcagtggctaaCGGGAGCCTTTctatgtgaagtttgcatgttctccccatgtctgtgtgggtttcctccgggtgctccagtttccctcacagtccaaagacatgcaggtaaggctaactggtggctctaaattggctataggtgtgaatgtgagtgtgaatggttgtttgtctctatgtgtcagccctgtgatgatctggcaatttgtccagggtgaaccccacctctcagccatagtcagctgggataggcccgctCACGACGCTGCACAAGATAAGttattacagataatggatggatggtgcccGGTCAAAACTAATCAGGTGAAACAAAAAAACAGGCCCCATGCTAGTCAGTAAAAGagtgggctacaactgtcaccatGGACTATTCCTCTCCAGACCATGAGAAGTCACTCTCATTCACCTTCTGCTATTCTTTTTTTCTTATCTGCCCCACTTCCTTTCCTGATTGTGCGTACCTGTTTTTTCCCCTAATTAGTCActttatttaagacctttgttttcCCTCCTTAGTTGGCCAAGTTTGTTTTCTAGGTGTTTTATTAACAAAATTCTGCATTTGCATCTACCTCCAGGTTCCACTTCAGGACAGGAACTCAAGACACTGTGGAACTCTGACCTGACTGACAAGGAGAAGAAATGACACGTTGTTTTTATCTAGGGAGCTTATAAGACATTCCATGGTTCCTATATGGTAATGCTTTGCATGGTAATGGAGCATTTGCATATATCCCATACACACTGGAAATCAAAACTCAAGCAAACTACTTTACACAGGcttttgcattttattttttattttcaacaggACGAACAGCAACTCCAGTGAAAGAACTGCATTAATttatccttccatccatctttttgtctgtctgtaaTGTCAGTCTCCATGCTGCCAGAATGGAAGCAGATTCTCCTGGAgcgaaagagaagagaagaggaggagagagagaagagagcacaagaggaagaggagagactgGCTAGCATGCCAGCCTGGAAACGAGGGATCATTCAGCATCGCAGAGCAAAGCAGGAAAGTGGAGGACAGAAGGCGAGAGAAAACGTGAGTGAAGTTCGGCAAGAGTTTGAACCTGAGACTGTGTCGatataaaccacctggaaaacttATTTCATCTGTTCACAGAATGGTTTCACAAGAGAGCAGCAGAGGAAAGAAATAGAGAAAGGGAACAATGAAGGAAAGACACAAAGAAAGAGCAACTATGAGATGATGCATGGAGAGGAAAAAGAGAAGTACAATGAAAGAGAAGACAACAGAGGTAAATGGCAGAATAGAGGGATACAGatggaaagaacaaaagagggcatgaaagaaagagagagtgatGCTGAGAGAGGAGGGAAAGGGGGAAAGGAAGATGATGTCCTCTCCCCTCTCATCAGTAGTATTCACACCATTAAAGCAGAAAACATCATCATCATTGAGAAGAGAAAGAATCAAAGAGAGACGGTAGAGACGGctgaagagagagaaacagaggagaGAAAGAAGAAAGGGATGAAGATGGACCTGAAGGAGTTTCTGGCTGGAGGAGAAAAAGTGACTGAGATCTGTGTATCAGAGGTGCTGATCATCAAGCCATCCATAAAAGAAGAGAGGAGCAAGGAAGACATGAAGAAAGGGAATGGAGATGAAAAGAAAATGACATTGGGTGTaatagaaagagagggagaggaaaCAGAATGCAGAAGTGTAAGCCAGTTGATTAGTAAATTTGGTGAGAATTGTAAACCTCCCTACAGGTCCAAAAGCAGTGACTTCTTCATCCCTGTGGAAATGGGGGGAGAGGTGAGAAAGGATGAGAGAAAAAACAGGGATAGAAAAGATGTGTGTAGAACAGGAAGTATGACTGCATCTAGAAGAGGACCAAAATGTTCTGACTGGAGGAAAAGACAGATTGAAGgagaggtagaaaaggagaagagagaaaaagagaggaaagaAAGTGGGAATGAGGGACCAAATGAGTCAGACAGGAACTCTGAGATCTCCACTTTTAAAGGAGAGATGAAGAGTTTCAGGGAacagaacaaacaaaaaagaatgaCAAAGAGAAAGAACATGTGTGGAGGAACAGAAAAGGAAATGGAGGAGATACAGAGTGAGCGAAATGATCAAAAACAGCAAACAGAGTTCCAAAATGAATCCATAAAGATTGTGAAACATGGACAGGCAGTGATGGTAAAATTCTCAGATGGAGAGATAGAATCACAGAGCAACAAAGAGGAGCAAGGAATGAGTATAACCTGGAATGAGGTAGTGCATCACAGAGGAGAGAGACTCATCCATAGATCTGTCTTTTACGGGATTAGTGAGCAGAGCTTCTCAAGGAAAGATAGGGATGAAATAAGGCAAGTGGAGAGAAGGCTGGGCTGGAAGGCTGGGAGACCTCTGACCAGAGTGGAGTCTCTAAGACAGAGAATATGGCAGAAAGAGAAAGGAGGAACAGAGGGAGGAGATCAACGAGCAAGAGAGGCAGAGATGGAGAGCAGACAGGAAGTGGCCTCACCGCAGTCTCTCAGCCAGTTTGACGTCACAAGGGAAGTAAGTAAAGAGGAACTTCCTGTATGTGttcctccttctctttcagctgaACAAGAACCCACTTTTCTCACAGAGCGACATGACGGAGTGATAAAGGCACcagaaacagaaaaagaactAGAGGAGGATCTGTTAGGGGAAGACTACATTCCTCCATCTCTATTTTCATCCTCTTCCAGTTCTCCATCACCTCCTCTCAGCTACACTCACCCTACGATGAGTCGGATCTATAACCTGAAGCCTGTAACCTCCAGGGCTGGTGTGTGTATCACCGAGAGGAACTTGGATGTCCAACCACATAGTGGAGGAATGATAAAGATCAGACCTGGGGGACAGTTTGTGGCTGGTCCTCCAAAAATCTCAACAGAAATATCTTCGCTGAGGTCAGTGCAGTGTCAAGTAGAGCAGCTTCATCTCAAAGAACAGGAAGTCCACAGAAAAAATGATGAAGATGCATTGCAAAAACAGAATGTGTGTGAGCCATGTCAGGACCAAAACGTCAATATGCAAAAAAGCCAAATGCACACCATCTCGAAACCTTCCTCAGAACCAAGGCTACAGACTCAACTTCCACAAATCAGCCCTTCCACCACAAAGAGCAATAACACTCAAATAGAACCAACTGTCACAGCTCGAGCTACTCCTCTCTTCACCATCCGGAGTGCCTCTGGAGGCCCAGGAAAGAAAGGAACTACCATTACCATCACTCCCAGGAAATCGAGCCCCTCAGGGATGCCTTCATCTCCTGTTACAACTCCTACAAAGCCTTCATCTTCTGTGACGACTCCTAAAGCACCAAGTAACACACCAGAACTGCGCAAGAAACGATATCCGACTGTAGACGAGATTGTAGTGATTGGTGGTTATCAAATCCTGGAGAGATCCTGCTTGGTGAAGAACCAAAGATCTTCAAAAACAGTAAGCATAGATGTGACAGCTGGGGTATGAGTTTCTGGGTAATGCTGAGTTCTGCTGTTTCCCAGGTAGGAAATAAATCAAGTGGCTTTATTGTTATTTCAGTCCTATACagctggtacagtacacagtgaaaCAAAACAAAGTTCCTAGAGGTCCATGGTGCTGCATAAAACAACACAGAACTGCATGAGACTACACAGAACTAGATAACATGACACAGAACTACACAGGAATACATAAAGTACATGTGTGCAAACAGCGTAAGACACTACAATAATGACCAAAACAGGGCAATAGGCACATTAAAGACAGTGCAGCACTGACCACTACAAAGTTCTAGTGTGGATAAAGTGCCAGTCAGACATTGCTTTAGTGGGATTAACAATTCCATAATGGCATTGGCCATTTTGACCATTTGAATTATTCATACAATAACTGAGAATAAATGTATCGCATGAATTTCACGAAGCCTTTACTTACTATCTGGGAGACAgcatatggaataagaataataagCTAATATTCAATCTTTTTTCTTATTGATAAATTGTGGGCTGCTTTGATTAAGTTACAATAATGAGTTATTAAGTGAAATAACAAGATATTAAAGTGCAACATAAACATCAGctagaaatattacacattttgcaTAAATGCATTTGACACTGCTGTACTGTCACACTGTGTCacataaagcagtgctttaaaattcttttgtattcAGTTCAACTTAATGTCAcagccatattgccattttgtgggcGGTGGCATAATGTTGATAGTTTTCCTGTATCTTAATAGGCTTGCTGCTCCTGAGACTGTGATATAGCCAgatgtacaaaacattgttgaaaaatggcagagtgcaaaGCATATGGTCACAAAAATAATCACCGTGATAATAAGGGAAAGTGGTGTTTCTGTGTTCCATTGCTGACAACCAAGCGACGTAAACAACTTGCAAACAGTGGCTACACAATTTGGGAACAGGTTACACTTTAGAAATTCTCCTTTGGCAGAAATTCTGTTTGTCAGGACCATTTTGAGCCCGATTGCTCTGAAAGGAATCTCCAGGCCGAGCTCTTGGGCTACGCAGGTCACGTTCGACTCAAACtcgatgctgtgccaacaatattccaacaccGTCGATGGAAAAGGGATTCAAACTGATTAACTAGAAGAAATGTGAGAGGCATTTCTAAATAACATTTAATTTATTAGTTCAAGTGTAATATAGGTTAGAGAGACTGTTAAATCTAGATTTAGGAATAGGCCAAAAAAGCTGCCTTGCTTTAATGTAAAGCTAatatacatttaaataatattggctggcattgagtggtatatcagatatattccattcagctagcatgatactgaacaagtcgaagacgagtggaatatatctgatataccacaaaaaaagctagccaatattattattattattattattattattattattattattatacatacacatactcttttccagttttttttttttatgtccattggtatgttttttttcttgtaaacagaggggaaccgtcagggccttctagaccttcagagaagtccaaacatatcagcatttcaaacattatatttaatttctttcattctttaatggtttcattataattattctcttctaattctaatttggcctcattttctatcaaatgtgcttcagaaattaaAGAGTcattgtcctgaaaacattaaaatcgagttctccaatgagattgttttgtttgttgtctctagactgagaagagtttagagctgctcactcattggttacgacttcattgctgggacaggagGCCattgcagtgtatgtttatgtcggaagtgacagatgaattaaccaatcagattttgatttatagtgggcagGACCAAAAAATTAtcgccctcagccttctcgaaggccaacatgagtttaaccgtgagtcggcgccgtcagcgcagcagtgaagtcaccttccagccagtgtagcgttcatcagtagtgttagcgaatgctaataaagtggtcaagccagtgctatcgagagcaagtagcacaggctaacgaccaagaaactaagatttctgtccccagactcttcttccacgcttcacgctcgctacagtatttttcactcagacttaaggattcatttccctgtgtaatttactgagttatttttaaaatcaacatcgacagctacacacaatggagcgacctggcagcctgacactaatcccttacaaaatcctttaccctgttgctgttttggtatctggctcaagtcccagctctaatagtaatgggtcaccattgcttgtaaatatgcgtgaaggatATCTAATGAAGGTTCgggagccttttgggtgttcaatgtgtctttagtttcagttttcagattatttatttagtgcttaattatagcatagctaatcctagcactggattagcctcaactttctctttcccagcaaacaaagaaatgcttctgcatatgtgcagcagaaaacttcattcagtattcacatcagctccgatgtgtgacgtcatgttgtcttgacaaccatgcaatatcgtaaaccatattcaatgctcattctccactgggtagagtgatgtaatacatgtaggataagcgatatgtgatATGGGCGATAAATATTTGGTCctgcccactataaatcaaaatctgatttggtttgcatgctatcaaaccaaataaaaGAAACCCGCAAAAAGGGAATagaacgtgtttttattccatcaaaaaagtgtcctgtatctataataattcctgatatttcactatgatgatgtcactcccagagtTTTCACGCTGACTAGATGAACGTTGTCAAAGTggagaactggttcaaaattaaaagtcttgcagggttttttttttttggtggatgtgtccatataatataaaaacattgctcaatggtgcaaagatatgaagtttatcttctcatgttgaaaatattttcactcattcacttcactcattcatgaatatgttcaccactcgaagataaacttcatatcttcatgcaactgtgtaacatcccctgtgtgtgtgtgtgtgtgtgtgtgtgtgtatatatatatatatatatatatatcacacacacgatggtgcttgaaagtttgtgaaccctttagaattttctatatttctgcataaatatgacctaaaaaatcatcagattttcacacaagtcctaaaagtagataaagagaacccagttaaacaaatgagacgaaaatattatacttggtcatttatttattgaggaaaatgatccaatattacagatctgtgagtggcaaaagtatgtgaacctttgctttcagtatctggtgtgacccccttgtgcagcaataactgcagctaaatgtttgtggtaactgttgatcagtcctgcacaccggcttggaggaattttagcccgttcctccgtacagaacagcttcaactctggcatgttggtgggtttcctcacacgaactgctcgcttcaggtccttccacaacatttccattggattaaggtcaggactttgacttggccattccaaaacattaactttattcttctttaaccattctttggtagaatgacttgtgtgcttagggtcgttgtcttgctgcatgacccaccttctcttgagattcagttcatggacagatgtcctgacgttttcctttagaattcactggtataattcagaattcattgttccatcaatgatggcaagctgtcctggcccagatgcagcaaaacaggcccaaaccatgatactaccaccaccatgtttcacagatgggataaggttcttatgctggaatgcagtgttttcctttctccaaacataagacttctcatttaaaccaaaaagttctattttggtctcatccatccacaaaacattttccaatagccttctggctttttcatgtgatctttagcaaacttcagacgagcagcaatgttctttttggagatcagtggctttctccttgcaaccctgccatgcacaccattgttgttcagtgttctcctgatggtggactcatgaacattaacattagccaatgtgagagaggccttcagttgcttagaagttaccctgaggtcctttgtgacctcactgactattacacgcct from the Neoarius graeffei isolate fNeoGra1 chromosome 2, fNeoGra1.pri, whole genome shotgun sequence genome contains:
- the ppp1r18 gene encoding phostensin, which gives rise to MLPEWKQILLERKRREEEEREKRAQEEEERLASMPAWKRGIIQHRRAKQESGGQKARENNGFTREQQRKEIEKGNNEGKTQRKSNYEMMHGEEKEKYNEREDNRGKWQNRGIQMERTKEGMKERESDAERGGKGGKEDDVLSPLISSIHTIKAENIIIIEKRKNQRETVETAEERETEERKKKGMKMDLKEFLAGGEKVTEICVSEVLIIKPSIKEERSKEDMKKGNGDEKKMTLGVIEREGEETECRSVSQLISKFGENCKPPYRSKSSDFFIPVEMGGEVRKDERKNRDRKDVCRTGSMTASRRGPKCSDWRKRQIEGEVEKEKREKERKESGNEGPNESDRNSEISTFKGEMKSFREQNKQKRMTKRKNMCGGTEKEMEEIQSERNDQKQQTEFQNESIKIVKHGQAVMVKFSDGEIESQSNKEEQGMSITWNEVVHHRGERLIHRSVFYGISEQSFSRKDRDEIRQVERRLGWKAGRPLTRVESLRQRIWQKEKGGTEGGDQRAREAEMESRQEVASPQSLSQFDVTREVSKEELPVCVPPSLSAEQEPTFLTERHDGVIKAPETEKELEEDLLGEDYIPPSLFSSSSSSPSPPLSYTHPTMSRIYNLKPVTSRAGVCITERNLDVQPHSGGMIKIRPGGQFVAGPPKISTEISSLRSVQCQVEQLHLKEQEVHRKNDEDALQKQNVCEPCQDQNVNMQKSQMHTISKPSSEPRLQTQLPQISPSTTKSNNTQIEPTVTARATPLFTIRSASGGPGKKGTTITITPRKSSPSGMPSSPVTTPTKPSSSVTTPKAPSNTPELRKKRYPTVDEIVVIGGYQILERSCLVKNQRSSKTVRVCFDSSGLECVYTYPSEESVVREEGSGDDWRRTEEKKEEKDDEEENEDGVIGAGRGMNRVLRVDESCRR